The following are encoded in a window of Streptomyces griseiscabiei genomic DNA:
- a CDS encoding aldo/keto reductase translates to MQTLTLNNGVEMPALGLGVFQTPPDETRAAVTAALELGYRHIDTAAAYGNEREVGQAVRAAAVPRDDIFVETKIWISDYGYDETLHGFDKSAAKLGVDRIDLLILHQALPSDFDRTLAAYRALERLLADGKVRAIGVSNFMVDHLTALLDTATVVPAVNQLEIHPYFQQRAVLDFDDEHGILSQAWSPIGGITFYPGYGEDRRSVLDNPAVTAIAEVHGKSPAQVLLRWGLQQGRSVIPKSTRRRRIAENIDVFDFALTADELKTLDALETGRRGGPEPTNITLAAYGRAIPEA, encoded by the coding sequence ATGCAGACCCTCACCCTCAACAACGGCGTCGAGATGCCCGCCCTCGGACTCGGTGTCTTCCAGACCCCGCCGGACGAGACCCGGGCCGCCGTTACGGCCGCGCTCGAACTCGGCTACCGCCACATCGACACGGCCGCCGCGTACGGCAACGAACGCGAGGTCGGCCAAGCCGTCCGCGCCGCCGCCGTGCCCCGCGACGACATCTTCGTCGAGACGAAGATCTGGATCAGCGACTACGGCTACGACGAGACCCTGCACGGCTTCGACAAAAGCGCCGCCAAGCTCGGCGTGGACCGGATCGACCTGCTGATCCTGCACCAGGCGCTGCCGTCGGACTTCGACAGGACCCTCGCCGCCTACCGCGCCCTGGAGCGGCTCCTGGCGGACGGCAAGGTCCGGGCGATCGGCGTCAGCAACTTCATGGTCGACCACCTGACCGCACTGCTCGACACCGCCACGGTCGTACCCGCCGTCAACCAGCTGGAGATCCACCCGTACTTCCAGCAGCGCGCGGTCCTCGACTTCGACGACGAGCACGGCATCCTCAGCCAGGCGTGGTCTCCCATCGGCGGCATCACCTTCTACCCCGGATACGGCGAGGACCGCAGGAGCGTCCTGGATAACCCGGCCGTCACCGCGATCGCCGAGGTACACGGCAAGAGCCCGGCCCAGGTGCTGCTGCGCTGGGGACTCCAGCAGGGCCGCTCGGTGATCCCCAAGTCGACCAGGCGCCGCCGCATCGCGGAGAACATCGACGTCTTCGACTTCGCCCTCACCGCAGACGAGTTGAAGACCCTCGACGCCCTGGAGACCGGCCGACGCGGCGGCCCCGAGCCCACGAACATCACCCTCGCGGCCTACGGCCGCGCCATCCCCGAAGCCTGA
- a CDS encoding MFS transporter, whose protein sequence is MRAAPKYDGTGDVATPDSTPATTVRAPAPAAPARATLILTIICISYFMVILDNSIVFTGLPQIRSDMGFSETGLSWITNAYVLVFGGLLLLGARAGDLFGHRRVFLFSLVVFALTSLLVGAAQTQWWLIGARALQGVGAAILAPTALSLLTRSFAEGRARNRAIAVYSAVAGLGAALGLVVGGLVADLISWRAGFFLNVPVGIAMMALAVRYLPETERQGGRFDVAGALLATVGSTALVFGIVDATDTGWTAPATLIPLVAGLMLLALFVLVERRAAQPIVPLRLFASRERSGAYVTRMLYIGAMIGFFFFTAQFVQSVYHWTPLQAGLAFLPMTLVNFVFAVQMPRLLERTGRPQALTTGLALTTVGMGWLSRLDLHTPYLTGVALPMVLIGAGQGLALAPLTSSGVDGVAPADAGAASGLVNTVHQIGSALSLSILTAVAASVSTGHGAADIAARSGAALTGSAVLLALALAATITLIVPTKTRPHERSL, encoded by the coding sequence GTGCGCGCAGCACCCAAGTACGACGGGACCGGCGACGTCGCCACACCGGATTCCACGCCGGCCACAACGGTGCGTGCGCCGGCCCCTGCCGCCCCGGCCCGGGCGACGCTGATCCTCACGATCATCTGTATCAGCTACTTCATGGTCATCCTCGACAACTCGATCGTCTTCACCGGGCTGCCGCAGATCCGCTCCGACATGGGGTTCTCCGAGACCGGCCTGTCCTGGATCACCAACGCCTACGTCCTTGTCTTCGGCGGCCTGCTGCTTCTGGGGGCCCGGGCCGGTGACCTGTTCGGACACCGCAGGGTGTTCCTGTTCTCCCTGGTCGTCTTCGCGCTGACCTCACTTCTTGTCGGCGCCGCACAGACCCAGTGGTGGCTGATCGGCGCACGGGCGCTGCAGGGCGTCGGGGCGGCGATCCTGGCCCCCACCGCCCTGTCCCTGCTCACCCGCAGCTTCGCCGAGGGCCGGGCCCGTAACCGGGCGATCGCCGTTTACAGCGCGGTGGCCGGGCTCGGCGCGGCTCTCGGGCTGGTGGTGGGCGGCCTGGTCGCCGACCTGATCTCGTGGCGGGCCGGGTTCTTCCTCAACGTCCCGGTCGGCATCGCGATGATGGCGCTGGCCGTGCGGTACCTGCCCGAGACCGAGCGCCAGGGCGGCCGCTTCGACGTCGCCGGGGCGCTCCTGGCAACTGTGGGGTCCACCGCTCTGGTCTTCGGCATCGTGGACGCCACCGACACCGGCTGGACCGCTCCGGCCACCCTGATTCCGCTGGTGGCGGGACTGATGCTGCTCGCCCTGTTCGTCCTGGTGGAGCGACGGGCCGCGCAGCCGATCGTGCCGCTGCGGCTGTTCGCCAGCCGGGAGCGCAGCGGCGCCTACGTCACCCGAATGCTCTACATAGGCGCGATGATCGGGTTCTTCTTCTTCACGGCGCAGTTCGTACAGAGCGTCTACCACTGGACGCCGCTGCAGGCCGGTCTCGCCTTCCTGCCGATGACGCTGGTCAACTTCGTCTTCGCCGTCCAGATGCCGCGACTGCTGGAGCGAACGGGGAGGCCGCAGGCGCTCACCACCGGGCTCGCTCTGACTACGGTGGGCATGGGGTGGCTCAGCCGCCTCGATCTGCACACGCCCTACCTGACGGGCGTGGCGTTGCCGATGGTCCTCATCGGCGCCGGCCAGGGCCTGGCGCTGGCCCCGCTTACCTCCAGTGGCGTCGACGGCGTCGCCCCTGCGGACGCGGGAGCCGCCTCGGGTCTGGTCAACACCGTGCACCAGATCGGCAGCGCGCTGAGCCTGAGCATCCTGACCGCTGTAGCCGCCTCGGTCTCCACCGGCCACGGGGCCGCCGACATCGCAGCCCGCTCGGGTGCCGCGCTGACCGGGTCCGCCGTCCTGCTCGCCCTGGCCCTCGCGGCCACCATCACCCTCATCGTCCCCACAAAAACCCGCCCGCACGAAAGGTCCCTGTGA